The region TTTAGTCTTTTCCAAACAATAATCTGTTAATCAACATAAATTTTGCCTTCATAAATAATCTTGATCTCTAACATTTTGCTCTTTTAGAAATATATTAAAAACAATTTAATTTTTAAAGGATGTATCAATTAGTTCAATAAAGTATTACATTCTCAAAATATACTTTTCAATTTCTTCCCTTTCTTCTGGAGTTGTCATAAGAATTAAAGTATTCTCCGATTCAATAGCATAGCTTTCAGAAGGTTTGTAAATCCAGCCACTTTTTGTCTTTATGGCTAACAATAATGTATTATGGTACTTATTAAGATTCAGCGATGAAACGGGTTTCCCAATAAACCGCTCAGAAACAGTTATTTCTTCAATTCGCAAATTTTTATATTTATCCCTCAACATTGTATCTAAGAATGATACAGCCGTAGGTCTTATCATTTCAGATGCCATTCTAAGCCCTCCAATAGAAGTTGGAGAAATTACAGCATCAGCCCCTGCCTTTTTCATTTTCTCAACATTAATTAACTCATTACAACTTGCGACTACTTTTATGTCTGGATTCAACTGTTTTGCGGTCAAACTTATTACCAGATTTATGTTATCATCCTCCATAGCAGCAAATAATCCTCTCGCTTTTTTAATTCCAGACTTTAATAGAACATTGTCATCAGTAGCATCACCTTCTATGTATATCTGATCTGGAAATATCTCTAAAAGCCTTTCAGTTCTCATTGAGTCGGCTTCTATTATCAAATATGGTCTTTGGGTTGTATGAAGCTCATTTACAATGTGCAAGCCCACCTTTTCAATACCGCATACAATAAAGTGATTTTTAAGTTTTTTAATCATTTTCTCCATTTTTCGTCTCCTAAAAGTTTCTTTCAATTCGCCTTCTACTGCAAAGGCAGTAAAACTTGAAAACACATAAGTTAGAATCCCTATGCCAGAAAACGCCAAAAATATTGTAAATAATCTCCCGCCAGGCTTGGTTGAAAGATCAATTATTTCCTTATACCCAATTGTAGCAATAGTAATAACTGTCATATAAAGGCAATTCAAAATAGAATATTGCCTACTCCCGATAAACCAGTAGGCTATTGTCCCTATTAAAACAACTATTATGAGTGCTAAACCCGCGTACAAAAGTTTCTTTAGAATTTTTAACGATAAAGTATCCTTCATCCCTATCCTTAATCTTTATATTAATATTGAACTCAAATTCTATAAAACTTGGTTAACTTTAATTAATGAAGTATTATAAATCTATTTTAGATGTCAATAAATTTACAATAAAAACTGTCGGAAACAATTATGTGTAATTTTTCAGAATGAAAATTGTTGACACAAAATAAATCAGATAGAAATTGCTGATAAGTGCGCCCGTAGTTCAATTGGATAGAGCATCGGACTTCGGATCCGACTGTTGGGGGTTCGACTCCCTCCGGGCGTGCCAGTATTTCAACGCTAAAAAATTTGAATTTTATGTATAATATTTTTATATGGAAATGATTTTTATAAAAAAATTTATTATTAGCTATTATAGTAAATGAAAAAATGATAATTAATCAAGCTAAAATAATTGGAATTCTAAAAGATTCTCTTTATAAAGAAAATCTTGGGGAAATAAAATGGAAAATTACTAATTTAAAAAATAATTTAAAAAACTTCAAAGTTGATAAGCTGGGAATATTAAACATAGCTTCCAATGGTCAAACAATAAATGTAAGTAGAAAATACATAGAAAGTGAATTACAACAAATTTTAGAAACAAAAACATTAGAAAGAACAAAACATTATCTAAATAGGCTTATTAAGAGTTTAACGGAGATAAAAACCAGTAAAATAAACGATATTAATTTAAATCGCTGGAAAGAGTATAATGATATATTAACAGATAGCCTTTGGATTCTTAATAAAAGAGATAATTCAGGTGCTCACTCTGCTGAGTATTGGGGCAACTTCATTCCACAAATTCCAAACCAACTTCTAAGAAGATATACTAAAAAAGGAGAATGGGTTTTAGATCCTTTTCTTGGTAGTGGAACTACTTTAATTGAATGTAAAAGATTAGGAAGGAATGGGATTGGTGTAGAATTACAAAGTAAAGTTGTAAAATTAGCAAAAAAAAATATAGAAAAAGAAAGAGATATTTTTTCAAAAGAAGTGAGAACTGAAGTAATAAATGGAGATAGTACTCAAATAGATTTCAAAATTGAATTAAAGAGAATAGGGATTAAATCTATTCAATTTTTAATAATGCATCCACCCTACTGGGATATAATAAAATTTAGTAACGATGAAAAAGATTTATCCAATGCTAAAACAATTGAAGATTTCTTAATTGCTTTTGGAAAAGTTGTAGATAATACTTGTCAAATTTTAGATAAAGAAAGATATTTTGCAGTTGTTATTGGTGATAAATATTCTAGGGGAGAATGGATACCTCTTGGTTTCTATACAATGCAAGAGGTGTTAAAAAGAAAATATACTTTAAAATCTATTATCGTAAAGAACTTTGAAGAAACTAAAGGAAAAATGAACCAAAAAGAACTCTGGAGATACAGAGCCTTGGTTGGTGGATTTTACATTTTTAAACATGAATATGTTATGCTTTTTAAAAAGAAAGAAAGGAGATGATAATCATGGTTGAAGAAATTAAAGTGGGTGAAATAGTAAAAGATATTTGTGGTGATGTCGGTGAAGTAATTGATATTGAGCATACAGACAATGAAAAAGTATGGCGATATATCTTGGCAGATTATGACGAAGATGGAAGACATACTTGGCCATCGCATCCTGATTATACTCGTAATTTGTATTAAGATAAATAATTAAGTGTAAAAATTCAATTTA is a window of Candidatus Cloacimonadota bacterium DNA encoding:
- a CDS encoding potassium channel protein, with product MKDTLSLKILKKLLYAGLALIIVVLIGTIAYWFIGSRQYSILNCLYMTVITIATIGYKEIIDLSTKPGGRLFTIFLAFSGIGILTYVFSSFTAFAVEGELKETFRRRKMEKMIKKLKNHFIVCGIEKVGLHIVNELHTTQRPYLIIEADSMRTERLLEIFPDQIYIEGDATDDNVLLKSGIKKARGLFAAMEDDNINLVISLTAKQLNPDIKVVASCNELINVEKMKKAGADAVISPTSIGGLRMASEMIRPTAVSFLDTMLRDKYKNLRIEEITVSERFIGKPVSSLNLNKYHNTLLLAIKTKSGWIYKPSESYAIESENTLILMTTPEEREEIEKYILRM
- a CDS encoding DNA methyltransferase; translated protein: MIINQAKIIGILKDSLYKENLGEIKWKITNLKNNLKNFKVDKLGILNIASNGQTINVSRKYIESELQQILETKTLERTKHYLNRLIKSLTEIKTSKINDINLNRWKEYNDILTDSLWILNKRDNSGAHSAEYWGNFIPQIPNQLLRRYTKKGEWVLDPFLGSGTTLIECKRLGRNGIGVELQSKVVKLAKKNIEKERDIFSKEVRTEVINGDSTQIDFKIELKRIGIKSIQFLIMHPPYWDIIKFSNDEKDLSNAKTIEDFLIAFGKVVDNTCQILDKERYFAVVIGDKYSRGEWIPLGFYTMQEVLKRKYTLKSIIVKNFEETKGKMNQKELWRYRALVGGFYIFKHEYVMLFKKKERR